One Micromonospora sp. WMMD812 genomic window carries:
- a CDS encoding CGNR zinc finger domain-containing protein has product MLFAHDTECSLISAAALVNTGGSDGEGLPDVAALDAFYLAHAYSGRHEHTEAELEAVRGLRPRLRRVWDADVDEVVGIVNGLLRENDARPQLITHDDEPYHFHAVPRDAPLATRMAVEAAMAIADLVRGGELSRLRICDHPDCDNVLVDLSRNRSRRFCEAGCGNRAAVTAYRARKAAARG; this is encoded by the coding sequence TTGCTTTTTGCTCATGACACTGAGTGTTCACTGATCTCCGCCGCCGCGCTGGTCAACACCGGCGGCAGCGACGGCGAGGGGCTGCCCGACGTCGCGGCGCTGGACGCGTTCTACCTCGCGCACGCCTACAGCGGGCGGCACGAGCACACCGAGGCCGAACTGGAGGCGGTACGCGGGCTGCGACCCCGGCTGCGCCGCGTCTGGGACGCGGACGTCGACGAGGTCGTCGGCATCGTCAACGGGCTGCTGCGCGAGAACGACGCGCGGCCCCAGCTCATCACGCACGACGACGAGCCGTACCACTTCCACGCCGTGCCCCGGGACGCGCCGCTCGCCACGCGGATGGCCGTCGAGGCGGCGATGGCCATCGCGGACCTCGTCCGTGGCGGCGAGCTGAGCCGGCTGCGCATCTGCGACCACCCCGACTGCGACAACGTGCTGGTCGACCTGTCCCGCAACCGGTCCCGCCGGTTCTGCGAGGCCGGCTGCGGCAATCGCGCCGCCGTCACCGCGTACCGGGCCCGCAAGGCCGCCGCCCGCGGCTGA